Part of the Undibacter mobilis genome is shown below.
TCACGGTGCCTGGATAGTCCGCCTTGAGGTACTTGTCGTAGAGCTCCATCAGCGCCTTGGTGCCGCCGGCGGCGGTCTTGATGGTGAATGGCAGTTCCATCAAGGTCGTGCGCGGATGGCGGCCACGCGGGATCGCCGGAATGCTGACCGCGACATCGACCACGCCGGTGCGGACCTGGTCGAACTGCTTGGTCGCGTCGCCAAGCGCCGAGCCGGCCGAGAAGATGGTGAACTTCACCCGGCCGTTGGTCTTCTCCTCGATCATTTTCGCCCAGGGCTCCATCGCGCGCGTCTGGATGAAATGAGTCGGCGGGAACATCAGAGACATCTTGAGCTCGTACTCGGCGGCAACGGCTGCGTTGCCGGCCACGAGGGCGACGGCCGCCCCGAGCAGTATCGATTTCATTCGCATGCTTACCTCCCTGGCTTTTTTCATTGTCATGGTCATGCACCGCTTGGCGCGGCTTCGGAAAAGTCCACGATTTTGGACTTGTAGTCGCTTCGCGGCAGCGAGCCGAAAGGCACAAGTTCAACGGCTGCCGAGAACACAAGTTTGGCGCGGATGTCGCTTTCGATGCGTTTGGCGAGGCCGTCCGCGCCGCCAACCTTTTCCGCCATTTCGACGACCACCTTGAGCGGCGGGTTCTGCTTGACGCCCTTCACCCCTGGCCGGATCGAGATCACGCCGCTGACATCCGGCTGAAAACGGTGCACGACCTCGCGGACGGCGGACGGAAACACATTGACGCCGCGCACGATGAGCATGTCGTCGGTGCGGCCGATGCAGCGCACGCGCGGCGAGGTGCGGCCGCAGGCGCAAGGCTCGGTCCAGATCACGACATGATCGCGGGTGCGGAAGCGCAGCAGCGGTGCGGCCTGCTGGCGCAGATGCGTCAGCACCAGTTCGCCGCGCGCGCCATTGGTGAGCGGCACCGCGTCGCCGTTATCGGGATCGATCAGTTCGATGTGCACATACCCGCGGCCGCCAAGATGCATGCCGTGCTTGTGCGGGCATTCGCCCCAGAGCGACGGCGAGATATCGCCAATGCCCATGGCTTCGGTCACTTGCGCGCCCCACGCATCTTCGAGCTGGGCCCGCATCGCCGGCTCGCCGCCGCCGGGCTCGCCCGCGACCAGCAGGTTCTTCACGCTGCTGGCCCTGAGGTCGAACTTGCGGTCGCGCGCCCATTCGGCGAGATGCAGCGCGTAAGACGGCGTCAGCGCGATCGCTTCGGCCTTGAGCAGACGCACCGCCATCATCAGCCGCTCGGTGTTGCCGCTGCCGACGGGGATATGACACATGCCGAGCTTGGCGAAGGCATCAAGCGCCGCGCCGGCAACGAAGGGCCCGGCGCCATAGGTCGTGATGATGCGCGTGCCCGGACCAATGCCGGCCGCGGTGTAGCTGCGCGCGGAGGTCGTCACCCAATTGTTCACGTCGCCGGCGGTCAGCGGGATGTAGCTCGGCACGCCGGTGGTGCCGCTGGTCGAATAAATGCGCGCCACCTTGTCCATGGGCACCGCCAGATGGGTGCCGATCGGCTGGTCGTCGGTGCGCGTGGCGCGCAGCTCGTCTTTCTCGGTCGTCGGCAGCTTGGCGATGTCATCGAGACCGCCGACATCGGCCGGCGTTTCGAAGCCGGCCTTGCGCAGCTTTTGCTGATAGAAAGGCGAATTGGCGAACAGATACTTGATCTGCTCGCGATACAGCGCATCGTCCAGGCGGACCTGCTCGGGCCAGGGAAGCGTTTCGACGTTCGGTTCGAGAATCATGCGACTGTTATTTCTTCACGTATTTGATGGCTTCTTCGCCGTGGTGGGCCATGAGGAAGCCGATGGGAGTTTCTTGCTCTTCGGCGAGGTGACCGAGCAGCCCCGCGGTGCGCGCGAGCAGCGGAATGCCTTTGATGATGGCGGGTGGGAAATCGAGATCGAGCAGCACGGCCGCGATCGCCATCGACACGTTCATCGGGAGTGGCCGCTTCCACACTTCGGCAGCGGCGGCCGGGAACAGCCGCGCCAGCGCAATGTGAGCGCCGGCTGCGCCTTCACGGTCGGCGAGTTCGAGAATGCGCTCGGAGCGCGGGTCGACCGGATGATGAACCGGGTGACCGAAGCCCGGCAGCTTGCCGCCGCTGGCCCGCGTTTCCTGGGCGATGGCAAGAACGGCGTCGGCAGGTTTGGCGCCGGCTTTGACGCGCTCTTGCGCCGCCATCAGGACACGCCCGCACAGTTCGGATGTGCCCAGCACAACCGACCCACAGCCGAGAATGCCGGCGGCGACCGCGGCCTGCAGGCAGGCCGGATCGGCGGCATAGGTCATGCGCGAGGCCTGCGCGGTGGGCGTCAGGCCGTGCTCCGCAATCGCGATCAACAGGAGGTCGAGAAAGAACCGCTGCTTTTCCGTGGGCTCGCGGCCCGTGACCAACAGGAAAAAGTACTCGGTGAATGTCAGGCGGCCCATGAGGTCGCGGCACAGGTCCTTGCCGCGCACTTCAATGCTGGAGGCATCGGACGTGCAGATTGAGGTCGTCGCCGGCCCCGCTTTGCCGATCAGCATGGCGCGCGCCCCGAAACAAAATCCGTGACGATCGCGCTTTGCCCCGAAAAGGCGAAGCGATGCGTTGCCGCCGCTGCCATTGCGCCTACTCCCTGCCTGACTATTTTGTAGGACAATACTGCCCGGCAGAGAGTTGTCAACCGGTGCGAAGCACCGTATTGAAGGCGGGTGCTCGATCATCCCGACCCAGACCTGACTGACGACAGCGCCAGCGGCAAAGGCCGCGGCACCACGGTCGAGCGGCTGGTCGAAAATCTGCGCGAAGGCATTCTCTATGGCCGCTATGCCGCCGGTCAGCGGCTGATCGAGGCCGACCTGACGCGTGCGTTCGGCGTCAGCCGCGGCCCGTTGCGCGAAGCATTTCGCCGGCTGTCCGCCGAGGGACTGATCGAAAGCGTGCCAAACCGCGGCGCGGTGGTGCGAAGGCTGACGCTCAAGGAAACCCGCGAGCTGTTCCAGATCCGCACCGCGCTGGAAATGCTGGCGGCGCAACTCGCCGCCGCCAACATTTCATCCCCGGGCGTGCGCGAAAAATTCGAAGCCGCGATCGCGCCGATCTGGAACGACTCGCCGCGCAACATGCCGCTGGCCTATCTCGACGAGAACAAGCTGTTCCATCAAGCCGTTGTCGATGCGAGCGGCAATGAACAACTGGCCTCGGTCGGCCGGCAGATGCAACTGCCGCTAATCATGTTTCAATTGAGCGGCGCTTTGACGGTGGACATTCTGGCGCAATCGAACGCCGAACATCGCGCGGTGGCCAAGGCCATCCTCGCCGGCGACGGCGCCGCGGCGGCCGAACAGATGCGCAAGCATCTGGACCGCGCCAACCGCTTTTCCGAGCAGCTGCCGCCGCAGGTTTTCAGGCAATAAAACAACCGCCGGTCGGCATCACGCGTGCTGAATCATCGCGGCTTTCACAACGGGCGCTGCGGCGAGTGCGAAGGCCGGAACGGCCGACGGGCTCCCATTGCCGTAAATGGCCGTCAACTCTTCCTTGCCGAGACCGGCCACGGGTGCATCGAGCACAACGCAGCCGTTCTTCATCGCCACCACGCGATCGGCGAAGCGGCGGGCCAGGTCGGTCTGGTGCAGGCTGCACAGCACGGCAATGCCCTGCTCATGGGCGATCGAACGCAGCAGCCCGAGGACATTCTCCGCCGCCGCGGGGTCCAGGCTGGCGACCGGCTCGTCGGCCAGAATGATCCGGCTTTGCTGCGCGACGACGCGGGCAATGGCAACGCGCTGCTGCTGGCCACCGGACAGGCTGTCGGCGCGTTGATAGGCCTTGTCGAGAAGACCGACGCGATCGAGCGCCGCCAAGGCCAACTGGCGATCCTCGCGGCTGAAGGCGCGCAGCACGGCGCGTAAAGTGCCGATGCTGCCGAGGCGCCCGGCCAGCACATTGTCGATCGCGGACAGCCGGCCGATCAGGTTGAATTGCTGAAAGATAAGCCCCATGACGCGGCGTTGCCGGCGCAGACGGCGGCCCTCGAGCGTGTCGACGCGCTGGCCATCGACATAGACGCAGCCGGCGTCCGGTCGCACCAGGCGGCTGACGCAGCGGAAGACGGTGGACTTGCCGGAGCCTGACGGCCCGAGCAGCGCAACGAATTCGCCCGGCCCAACCGACAGCGACACGCCGCCCACCGCGCGCATGGTGCCGAAGGATTTGGCAAGATCGTCGATACGAAGCACCTGCGGGGAAACGCTCATTATACCAGCCTCCGCCGCAGCCAGGCGCTAAGCTGGTCGATGATCGTCACCATCACCAGCACGATGGCGGTCAGCGTCAACAACCGCTGGAAGTCGAGAAGGTCGATGGCGGCCTTGATCTCAATGCCAATGCCGCCGGCGCCGACGATGCCGAGGATCGTCGAGGTGCGCACATTCGCTTCCCAGACATAAAGCGACACCGAAGCGAGATTGGGCAGCGCCGAAGGCAAGAGCGCGTAGGTGACGATACTGGTGCGGCCAGCGCCGGTCATGGCCGCCGCTTCGAGCGGCGCGAGCGGCACTGTCTCGATGGCCTCGCTGTAGAGCTTGGCGATGACGCCGATGGAATGGACGATCATGCCGAGCACGCCGGCGAATGGGCCGAGGCCGACGGCCGCGACGAACAGAATGGCGAACACCACCGTGTCGATGCCGCGAAAGGCATTGATCAGCCAGCGCATCGGCACGCCGAACCACGGCCACGGCATGACGTTTCGCGAGATCAGGACGCTGAGCGGAAAAGCGAGGATCGTCGCGACCGTCGTCGCCACGGTCGCAATAGCGACCGTCTCCAACGCGCGCAGCGACATGACGTCGAGTTCATTGAGCTGCGGCGGCCAGCCCCGCGCAGCCCAGGCCGCAAGGCGCGGCAGACCGGATGCGAGTTTGCCGAGATCGACTTCGCTCAACCGGACGCAAAGCACGAAGAAGGCGATCAAGGCGATGGCGAGCACCACGCGGCCGGCGATCTTCGCAGACAGCCACACGATGGGCGGCTCGCGATAACTGCCGTCGTCCAGACGCACCGGGGCTTGTTGCTGCATGAATGCCTCGAAATAGCGAAAGTGCGCCGCGACGCGGCGCACTTTCCTGATCTACGGAAAAGCTCAGACCTGCTTCTTCAGCGCGCCGAGGTCGTAGCCCATCTGCTCGAGCATCTTGTACGGCTCGTCGGTGCCGACAACGTAGCCCGTGTAGGGATAAGGCATCTGTTTGGCGATTTCCTCGCCGGTGATCGAGGCGAAAGCGGCCTGAAGCTGCTTGGCGACATCGGCCGGCATGCCTTTGCGTACGGCGACGACTTCATTCGGCAGCGGCGCCGATTCCCACACCACGGTGTTGGAGTCGGCCTTGATGGTGCCGTTGCGGATCATGATGTTGCGATGGGTGTCCCAGCCGGTCGCGAGATCGACCTGACCGTTGATGGTCGCCATCTGCGCGGCCGCGGCGGACGCGCCTTCGGCATATTTGCTGAAGAAGGTCTTGGGGTCGATGCCCTTGCTCTTGAGGAAATGCGTCGGCACCAGCCAGCCGGAGGTCGAGCCGACATCCAGCATCTGCATCGACAGGCCCTTGGCGTCGTCCGGAAATTTCGCCAGCGTCAGGCCCGGACGGCCGACGATGATCGCCTTGTAGGTCGGCTGACCATTGACCAGCATCGTATTGATGATGCGCGCACCGCCGTTGATCTTGGCGAGCACATAGCCCCACGGACCCATCTGGG
Proteins encoded:
- a CDS encoding phosphate/phosphite/phosphonate ABC transporter substrate-binding protein; amino-acid sequence: MYRRDFIRLAAGTAAVLAAPTVLRAQTKPVIKVGLGPQQPTQADTRRVWEPVYKAVTDKMGATLELQVANDWAGIATALANEQIDVAQMGPWGYVLAKINGGARIINTMLVNGQPTYKAIIVGRPGLTLAKFPDDAKGLSMQMLDVGSTSGWLVPTHFLKSKGIDPKTFFSKYAEGASAAAAQMATINGQVDLATGWDTHRNIMIRNGTIKADSNTVVWESAPLPNEVVAVRKGMPADVAKQLQAAFASITGEEIAKQMPYPYTGYVVGTDEPYKMLEQMGYDLGALKKQV
- the phnE gene encoding phosphonate ABC transporter, permease protein PhnE, with the translated sequence MQQQAPVRLDDGSYREPPIVWLSAKIAGRVVLAIALIAFFVLCVRLSEVDLGKLASGLPRLAAWAARGWPPQLNELDVMSLRALETVAIATVATTVATILAFPLSVLISRNVMPWPWFGVPMRWLINAFRGIDTVVFAILFVAAVGLGPFAGVLGMIVHSIGVIAKLYSEAIETVPLAPLEAAAMTGAGRTSIVTYALLPSALPNLASVSLYVWEANVRTSTILGIVGAGGIGIEIKAAIDLLDFQRLLTLTAIVLVMVTIIDQLSAWLRRRLV
- a CDS encoding GntR family transcriptional regulator — encoded protein: MLDHPDPDLTDDSASGKGRGTTVERLVENLREGILYGRYAAGQRLIEADLTRAFGVSRGPLREAFRRLSAEGLIESVPNRGAVVRRLTLKETRELFQIRTALEMLAAQLAAANISSPGVREKFEAAIAPIWNDSPRNMPLAYLDENKLFHQAVVDASGNEQLASVGRQMQLPLIMFQLSGALTVDILAQSNAEHRAVAKAILAGDGAAAAEQMRKHLDRANRFSEQLPPQVFRQ
- a CDS encoding citryl-CoA lyase, translated to MIEHPPSIRCFAPVDNSLPGSIVLQNSQAGSRRNGSGGNASLRLFGAKRDRHGFCFGARAMLIGKAGPATTSICTSDASSIEVRGKDLCRDLMGRLTFTEYFFLLVTGREPTEKQRFFLDLLLIAIAEHGLTPTAQASRMTYAADPACLQAAVAAGILGCGSVVLGTSELCGRVLMAAQERVKAGAKPADAVLAIAQETRASGGKLPGFGHPVHHPVDPRSERILELADREGAAGAHIALARLFPAAAAEVWKRPLPMNVSMAIAAVLLDLDFPPAIIKGIPLLARTAGLLGHLAEEQETPIGFLMAHHGEEAIKYVKK
- a CDS encoding phenylacetate--CoA ligase family protein, encoding MILEPNVETLPWPEQVRLDDALYREQIKYLFANSPFYQQKLRKAGFETPADVGGLDDIAKLPTTEKDELRATRTDDQPIGTHLAVPMDKVARIYSTSGTTGVPSYIPLTAGDVNNWVTTSARSYTAAGIGPGTRIITTYGAGPFVAGAALDAFAKLGMCHIPVGSGNTERLMMAVRLLKAEAIALTPSYALHLAEWARDRKFDLRASSVKNLLVAGEPGGGEPAMRAQLEDAWGAQVTEAMGIGDISPSLWGECPHKHGMHLGGRGYVHIELIDPDNGDAVPLTNGARGELVLTHLRQQAAPLLRFRTRDHVVIWTEPCACGRTSPRVRCIGRTDDMLIVRGVNVFPSAVREVVHRFQPDVSGVISIRPGVKGVKQNPPLKVVVEMAEKVGGADGLAKRIESDIRAKLVFSAAVELVPFGSLPRSDYKSKIVDFSEAAPSGA
- the phnC gene encoding phosphonate ABC transporter ATP-binding protein; its protein translation is MSVSPQVLRIDDLAKSFGTMRAVGGVSLSVGPGEFVALLGPSGSGKSTVFRCVSRLVRPDAGCVYVDGQRVDTLEGRRLRRQRRVMGLIFQQFNLIGRLSAIDNVLAGRLGSIGTLRAVLRAFSREDRQLALAALDRVGLLDKAYQRADSLSGGQQQRVAIARVVAQQSRIILADEPVASLDPAAAENVLGLLRSIAHEQGIAVLCSLHQTDLARRFADRVVAMKNGCVVLDAPVAGLGKEELTAIYGNGSPSAVPAFALAAAPVVKAAMIQHA